A genomic region of Methanosarcina thermophila TM-1 contains the following coding sequences:
- a CDS encoding pyridoxamine 5'-phosphate oxidase family protein: MGNKEFIQNQQQIEAILSKAQFLRLALSDSDMPYIIPMAFGYKDNKIYLHCSREGKKIEILNRNPRVAFEADAEAEIITAGDICKYNVRYRSVVGNGQAKFVEDYNEKVEGLTVLSEHYGKKGPFEFVEWKVNRLCVIKIEIEEMTGKQHGF; the protein is encoded by the coding sequence ATGGGAAACAAAGAATTTATTCAGAACCAGCAGCAAATCGAAGCGATTCTCTCAAAAGCACAATTCCTTCGGCTCGCTCTATCAGATTCAGACATGCCATATATTATCCCGATGGCTTTCGGATATAAAGATAACAAAATTTATCTCCACTGTTCCCGCGAAGGTAAGAAGATCGAAATACTTAACAGGAATCCCAGAGTCGCTTTTGAAGCCGATGCCGAGGCTGAAATCATAACAGCCGGGGATATTTGCAAATACAATGTCCGCTACAGGAGTGTTGTAGGGAACGGACAGGCGAAGTTTGTTGAAGATTACAATGAAAAGGTGGAAGGACTTACTGTTCTTTCCGAACACTACGGGAAAAAGGGACCTTTTGAGTTTGTGGAATGGAAAGTTAACAGGCTGTGCGTGATTAAGATAGAAATCGAAGAAATGACAGGGAAGCAGCATGGATTTTGA
- a CDS encoding CDGSH iron-sulfur domain-containing protein, which translates to MGANKKIMIKIIKDGPYRVTGGVPLLEQAIVTDDNGNTRELIDIKEYPRQNTYILCRCGSSNNKPYCDGAHRKIGFDGSETASRRPYMERAETFESPDLKITDVYELCDHSRFCQRSGGIRNLIQKSDDPEARQTAIEEAMICPSGRLVLWDKKTGKPFEKEFEPSIVLVHDKQKGCEGPLWVRGYIPIESADGSMYESRNRVTLCRCGKSENKPYCDGSHWMTREQKLEFRKKWGLE; encoded by the coding sequence ATGGGAGCCAATAAGAAAATTATGATTAAGATAATCAAAGATGGACCGTATCGGGTTACAGGTGGAGTGCCGCTTCTCGAACAGGCAATTGTCACAGATGACAATGGCAACACCAGAGAATTAATTGATATAAAGGAATACCCCCGGCAGAATACCTATATCTTATGCCGCTGCGGTTCATCCAATAACAAACCCTACTGTGATGGAGCCCATCGCAAAATCGGTTTTGATGGTAGCGAAACTGCCAGCAGAAGGCCTTACATGGAAAGAGCGGAAACATTCGAGAGTCCTGATCTAAAAATCACCGATGTCTACGAGCTTTGCGATCATTCCCGTTTCTGCCAGCGGTCTGGCGGAATTAGGAATCTTATACAAAAATCAGACGATCCGGAAGCCCGACAAACCGCCATAGAAGAAGCAATGATCTGCCCATCTGGACGGCTGGTTCTGTGGGACAAAAAGACAGGCAAACCCTTTGAGAAAGAATTTGAACCATCTATTGTACTGGTTCACGATAAACAAAAAGGTTGTGAAGGTCCTCTTTGGGTTCGAGGCTATATCCCCATTGAATCTGCAGATGGCAGCATGTACGAATCCCGGAATAGAGTTACCCTCTGTCGCTGTGGGAAGTCAGAGAACAAGCCCTACTGCGACGGCAGTCACTGGATGACCCGCGAGCAAAAGCTGGAGTTCAGGAAGAAGTGGGGTCTGGAATGA
- a CDS encoding APC family permease, with protein MTELEKTISFSRGMGLAVCMLIGTGILALPGLALDAGTVHEAILGWFLIAIAAVPLIAICSRLGLRFPSTAGLAGYAEEAVGPWGGYAVSYLVGGSFFFGLPAVALIGSEYMGQLFQLSGAETALFAILLVTLMFLSNLAGMKVISMINYAALAVLFLLISLLIAFNLDFLGSGFAIASEAANSGGKIDLNNIWKVAALLFWAFLGWENLSFSLGEIKDPEKNVPRLYWLSFVLVTSIYLMLALISAGASASGTTLEGAAGLSSLVFFTPGGDLLIWLMIVVIAANACSWNFTASRLLYSGGRTGIFPEMFGKLSAGNIPVASLVGLYILSIILICGSYLLKIPVSAMMLLVNQNFVFLYAFIIIAYWKTETGWRKWIFSVLSLMSLSFLISGFTWKVAYPIFLIGSGYFRFLRSMDKAPVSRVPVQGIPASGSSESKNPVSGK; from the coding sequence ATGACAGAGCTTGAAAAAACAATTTCCTTCAGTCGGGGTATGGGACTTGCAGTCTGCATGCTTATAGGGACAGGCATTCTGGCATTGCCAGGACTGGCGCTTGATGCAGGCACGGTACATGAAGCAATCCTGGGCTGGTTCCTTATAGCCATTGCAGCAGTCCCTCTTATTGCGATCTGTTCCCGCCTTGGCTTGAGATTTCCTTCAACAGCCGGGCTTGCAGGATATGCTGAAGAGGCTGTGGGACCCTGGGGAGGATATGCAGTTTCCTATCTTGTAGGGGGCTCATTCTTTTTCGGGCTTCCTGCGGTTGCCCTTATAGGCAGCGAGTATATGGGGCAGCTTTTCCAACTATCCGGAGCAGAAACAGCGCTTTTTGCAATCCTGCTTGTAACCCTGATGTTTCTTTCCAACCTGGCGGGAATGAAGGTTATTTCCATGATCAATTATGCGGCTCTGGCTGTTCTCTTCCTGCTTATCAGCCTGCTCATTGCCTTTAACCTTGATTTTCTGGGCTCGGGGTTCGCAATTGCCAGCGAGGCTGCTAACAGTGGAGGGAAAATAGACCTGAATAACATCTGGAAAGTTGCAGCCCTGCTTTTCTGGGCTTTTCTGGGCTGGGAAAACCTTTCTTTCTCGTTGGGAGAGATAAAAGATCCTGAGAAAAATGTTCCGCGCCTATACTGGCTGAGTTTTGTTCTTGTGACCTCTATTTACCTTATGCTTGCCCTTATCAGCGCGGGAGCCAGTGCTTCAGGCACAACCCTTGAGGGTGCAGCCGGGCTATCCAGCCTTGTATTTTTTACGCCCGGAGGAGATCTGCTTATCTGGCTCATGATAGTGGTTATTGCAGCCAATGCCTGTTCCTGGAATTTTACTGCAAGCCGCCTGCTCTATTCAGGGGGCAGGACAGGCATCTTCCCTGAGATGTTTGGAAAACTTTCAGCAGGGAATATTCCTGTAGCCAGTCTGGTTGGGCTGTATATTCTTTCAATCATCCTGATTTGCGGAAGCTATCTCCTCAAAATTCCCGTATCAGCCATGATGTTGCTCGTAAACCAGAACTTTGTTTTCCTCTACGCCTTCATTATAATCGCTTACTGGAAAACCGAAACAGGCTGGAGGAAATGGATCTTTTCAGTTCTTTCACTCATGTCCCTGAGTTTTTTAATCTCAGGATTTACCTGGAAGGTTGCATATCCAATCTTTCTGATTGGCTCTGGTTATTTCAGGTTTCTCAGGAGTATGGATAAGGCTCCTGTATCCAGAGTCCCTGTGCAGGGAATCCCTGCATCAGGAAGTTCTGAATCCAAAAATCCCGTATCAGGAAAATAA